Within Flavobacterium pisciphilum, the genomic segment TTGTCCTTGAAAACCATTTTCAATTAACCAACGACGCACAAACTCTTTTGATAATTGCTTTTGCTCTTCACCTTTATCTTGTCTTTCTTGGTATCCATCTGCATAAAAGTAGCGAGAAGAATCTGGAGTATGAATTTCGTCAATTAAAACAATTACACCTTCTTTAGTTTTACCAAACTCATATTTAGTATCTACTAAAATTAATCCGCGACTTGCAGCAATTTCAGTTCCTCTTTGAAATAAAGCTCTAGTGTATTTTTCAAGAACCAAATAATCTTCTTCTGAAACTATTCCTCTTGAAAGAATCGCTTCACGCGAAATATCTGCATCATGCTCGCCATTATCTGCCTTTGTTGTTGGAGTAATGATAGGTGTTGGAAACTTATCGTTTTCCTTTAATCCTTCCGGCATAGCCACACCACAAATTTCTCTTTTTCCAGCCGCATATTCACGTGCCGCATGACCTGAAACATATCCTCTAATTACCATTTCTACCTTGAATGGGTCACATAAATGACCTACTGCTACGT encodes:
- a CDS encoding phosphoribosylaminoimidazolesuccinocarboxamide synthase — translated: MSNTITTTNFNFPNQKSVYRGKVREVYNINDELLVMVATDRLSAFDVVLPKGIPYKGQILNQIATKFMELTQDIVPNWLIATPDPNVAVGHLCDPFKVEMVIRGYVSGHAAREYAAGKREICGVAMPEGLKENDKFPTPIITPTTKADNGEHDADISREAILSRGIVSEEDYLVLEKYTRALFQRGTEIAASRGLILVDTKYEFGKTKEGVIVLIDEIHTPDSSRYFYADGYQERQDKGEEQKQLSKEFVRRWLIENGFQGQEGQQIPDMNDAYIESVSERYIELYENILGEKFVKADIDNIDQRIEKNVIAYLSK